acactctaatcagttaagtctggtGAAATATgctgcttcacggccaacgtttgcaaataCGTAACCCATCCTTGtaattgtacatgttcattgccgtgactttaagatggcctactcccgtctgaccttgtagctcagtcggtagagcggcggtgatctaacccgaaggttcaattcccaccctggtccgactttttctctgtctttgtgtgggcctatttccattcggatagggctaacgctcacatggttcatatggggtaggaACTtagtacttcacattacactctaatcagttaattctatTGACTGTGACCTTGatagatcatcatcatcatcgtgaGGGAGCTTAAACAAAACGGACGACGAAGACGAAGGCAACGAGAGTGtcataagaaaataaaacctCACTACATTTTATatcatttcgcgattattctaaGTTGCATCAGAAAGGATGTAACGTATTCATGGATTATGCAGGAATTGATTTAACTTGTATACTTCGCGTGGGAGTTAAATTAGGACAGAAAACAGGAAATGTATCTTCCGGTTCTAAAGTCCTCCATGTAACCTCAAGTCTGGTGATTTTGCGTCGTTGTTTGGACGAGAAAGTTTAAGAAATGTACTGAAATGGAAAACAATAATgactagcctgcagtgcaggcgtattttgggcgcgcgagtgcacattttcgtaTTAGGCCACCATCTCAGATTTGGTAACTGTGGCCGAAGATTGGGGtcacaatccaagatggcggcatcgaaaacctgatttatctagcgttccgcgccaaaataacgcctgcactgcaggctaaaTAATGACTGATAACTTtgatttacccaggaagctccaatcacacgaaagtggttttcagggaggtcctGCATCcaatcgaattggaatttagaaatgttggtttttgaggagaaggggaaaaccggagaacccggacaGAAACCTCTCGGAGCACTAAAGCCATTGTTGGTCATGAAATCGATTGTTTGTCTGTGTTGATGACCTCGTTGACTTCGGCGTTCCATGAACTCTCAAAGACCATAAAATACCCTAGAGGCGAGAATCTGTCATGCTGATCGTTGTAGACAAGACGTAAAAAGTTGAGTAACGCGTGAATGTCATCAGTTTCATTCTTAGATTGTGTCGAGACACGACAGTTCCATGATGAGGAAACTGAACAAGCTATCTTTGTTTCGGGATAGAAAAAAAGTGACGCTCGAAGTAAGACAATCCTCCTGCCCAAGTATTGTAATTAATTGGCAATGAAAATTGATGCCTTTTTACGAAAACAATTTGGTATTTACGCCCGTAAAGAACTGATCTGGGTGGGCCGGATGACCAATATTTAGGAAGTGTCGTAAATggaacaaaacaaaccaaattatGGGCATAAGATGGCAGAGGAGATCTCATTTTTCCACCAGCTGCATCGATGAACGTATACCAGGCGCGCTTTCACATTAAGTATCCGTTTGTTTTTTGGGTTAGTCAGTGATAATTAAACACGAAATAAACAAGTTTAAGAGACAATTGTAAATGTGTATTTCACTTTATTGTACTTGCAGTATATTTCACTGTAATTAACTGGTAGCCGCCTGAGGTGAAGACAGTTATACGTATTTGATCGCCAAAACCGAGGCTAATGCAATCATGGAGcgatttttaaaattaactgtGATAAAATTGTCCTCATTTGGCGTTAAAATGCACTGCGCGGCTGCGTGGACGCCGTGTCCGCGTAACGCGGCAATGTACACCACACACGCGATTTTGATTTCACACTGTTTCAGTCTGTGGACAGCAGCTTTGATGTTTTGACTAAGCTCAAGGCACCAGCGCTGACAAGATCGACTACAGAACTGTTTATCATGAAGGTAACTCTGAAGTTCTTCCTTGATACAGTCTTGTAACACTGAATTCTTTGTTCGAGGCTCAATGAGTCGAGCGCGACACAACTTGTGCGATAAATTTGTTTCCGCTGTCTGTGAATCGTCATCGGGGAGAGGCATGTAAAATATATCCGGATTGTGAAATTTGTGCAATTTAAGAGCAGGGCGCGATGCCAGTTTACTGTTTACATTACTGTTTGACGATGATCCAGTTTCCTTCTTTACGTTCTGAACGTGCGAGAACGTGTCGCGAGGATCGCGCGTTGATGTGGATTTTTCCACGGGATCTTGCCCAACGTTTTCGGCATGACTTTCTTCACTTGTTGTGCGTAGCTTCCTTCTTCTCTCGCTCATTACATCAGGTTCGTTGATTTTCAGCGACTGGATAAACTTTTCGTCAAATTCCACAACGTGTTTTCGCCTTTCTTCAGGTGTCCGCGAATGAAAGATGTCAGGTGCCTGACGCTTATCAACTGCGCTTCCAGAACCGTCCAAAACCGGTGCTGGGAGAGAAATCCTCCTCATTTTTCGCGAGTCATTTTTAGAAATTTGACCTCTGTCGTGCTGGACAATGTCTTCATTAAACCTGCCATCAAAACTATGTactttattttcctttgaatCAGTGACTTGAGTTTCGGTCTTTCCACTGTGGCCGAACGATTTTGGGGCCGAATTGATGCGCGTTACTCGCTGTTTAGCTCGCCCATTGACTGTTCTTATTCGCGATGAACTGTGCGAAGCTCTTCTACTAGGCTTCAAAAGCCATTGAAGCGAAATCCGTTTGAATCGCCGGGCTTTGTGCTCCGCTACCCTTTCTGTTGCGCAACCACCCTTCTTGTGTTCAATATCGTTGGCAAGAAACACATTCTGGCCGCTTTCGGTTGTTAATTGGTCCCCGCAGCTTTTGAAACGTATACTTCCCACATTGCCGATTCTCGGGTCCTCACTAAAAACACATGATGCAACGGTAACTATCTGTGATTTAAACACTTCAATCTCGAAGCTATCTGCCGCTTTGGAGTCCGCCGATGCGTTTTTCGCACGTTGTTGATCTCCTTGACTAGAAACGACCGACATATCTTCTTTGTGAGGTATGTAATGCGCAAGTACATAAGCTCGACTCATGTCTTAGATTTCGTTATCTTACCGGCGTTCATCCGCTTATCTTAGCCCGAATATTATCGCCGTTTGGGAGGGGGAAGCATCCAGAACACGTGTAACTCATCGATCCAATTGAAGTGAATTATTGAACCCAAAGATGAGATGAAAgacataacaaaaaaaaaattttgcaattttcgGCGAGCGAGGAGCGAAAGTTgtttaaaaactaaaatataATGAATGCTACAAGTTGTTTACTGTCGGGTAAATACACTCCGTATTTCTAAGCCTATAAAGAGCTTGACCCTAAAACATGAAGTTTCGGAAGGGCTGCGTCGGAGATTCCATATCAGTTTTCAAAATAATCTGCTTTTGCGAGCCTTGAAACTGCTTGATAGAAAATTTGTGTCGTTTCCCTTAAAAGGAAATGATTCTCGTATTTAATTTATCGTTGTAGAAAGGTATTTTGCACTAATTTACGAATATCTTTCAACGGTTCTTTAGTATTTCAAATATACGTTTGccgggttaaaaaaaaaaaaattcgcctGCCCTTGGCCAGACCTCCCTTTTCGCTTATTGTGGCTCAACACGTTACAAAATATGAGATGACCTTTGGTCCATGCCTTCCCTTGTACCTACTAGATGTCAATCAAATCATTTAAAGTGGCTATGTTGCTACGCAGCTTCAACCACAGAACGAGGTACATGCCCTGaggatttttcttgttttttcgtATTTAATTGGACGGTTTTTATGCAGATGGAAACTTTGCCatgtagccacgtagccacatTTTGCGTGTGTGTGCGTAACAGGTCTAAGAGAGTAGCCGCTTAGCCacgtattctgcagttaagccttTTCGGAGaggaaaaaatacatttcatatTTGGTAACGCCGGTCAATAACCGGCAGCATAAAGCTGATGTGGGCCCCATGGCCTTTGGCAGCTGACTGCCTAGGCTCTGAGCGCAAGTGCGCATCACTATTCAATGCAACAACTGTAGTTTCAGCACACTTTCTTTTCAACGTTTATACACTGAATAACAGAGAAGTTATCCCTCTGGAACCATCCGCCAACCTAGGAAAAGCGTACCCAATTTATAGGGGTCAAACCCTTGAACCCAAAGACATAAACAAACGGGAAGAATTGTAAATTTAGAACTTTTATTGCTCTTTGTTACGTTTTTCCTGTAACCTTATATCTGGGAATTTTCGGGTGCCGTTGATCAAAGTCGGATGCCTGTGGTACAATTAGTACCCAGGGTCCACTAGTCATTCATCATGGCGGCGATGGCGGCTAAACTGAAGGAAATCTTCCACACGCCACGTCTTATCTTTTACAAAAGCCTAGAGAAGAAACTTTGTTACTTTCGTTCTGAAAAAAGGGTATGAAGTTCCGAGTTTCGTATTCTAATTACGTATAGTTCAAGCCTTTGAATTTGCATCATTCACTGATCGATCATTAAACAGAAATGAAATATAGAAGCACGCGAGGAAAAGTACAAGCTTTATCATTTGAAGACGTGCTGTTTAGTGGCTATGCAAGTGATGGTGGATTGTTTATGCCAGAGCAGATTCCAGTTGTGGATAAAACTACCTTAGAGAGATGGAAACAGCTGTCGTACCTGGATCTTACCAAAAAAGTGATGTCATTGTTTATTCCATTGGACGAAATCAGTGCTGCAGACTTGAGTGGTACGTTATTTAGAAACTAAAGACTATTCTTGGTTGACACACCTGTGAATGCCATGTTTATTGAACAAACAAAGGACCGTATGCATAATAAAGTAGGGACCTGATTATTTGGCTTTCTCATCACTGCTTTATGCGTTCCCTGGGGAATGGATCTAGCAACCGGTCTCAAAAAACAGGAGAAGACTAATCACCGCTTGCGAGATCAAGATAACTGCATTTTTCCTGTCAAGTTGCCTAGAAAATCATGAAACGAAAATAAGGAAGTTCATGAATGACCAGAACATGTAAAAGGCCATTTTTATGAGCATACAGTAGCATATCCAGACATAGCAATGATGTCTTCTTGAATTTCATTTCCTCACAAGACGGATAAATgaactattaatttttttgcttcagagatcataaattttggatAGCTAGaatttaaattatttgaaaacaaattcagcAAGTTTTGTCACTCTGTTTGCTTTTGACAGATCTTATCGATAAAGCATTTGCGGAGTATGAACATAAGGATATTGTTTGTCTAACAAGGGTCAGCAAGTTTCACTTCCTTGAACTTTTTCATGGAAAGACACTGGCCTTTAAGGACTATGCACTGGCTACTGTTGGGATGCTCATAGATTATTTTTTgaacaagagaaagaaaaacacaatAATTCTTGTTGGGACTTCTGGCGACACAGGGAGCGCTGCAATTGAAAGTGTGCGCAGATCAGAGTGGGTCGATATCATTGTGTTGTTCCCCAAAGGACGCTGCAATCAAGTTCAAGAATTACAAATGACAACTGTTATGGACCAAAATGTACATGTCGTTAGAACAGAAGGAACATCAGATGATTTGGATGTACCAATCAAACAATGCTTCACTGATCATGCTTATGCTGAAGCTAACCATCTTTGTTCAATAAACTCTATCAACTGGGCACGCATAATGGGGCAACTGGTTCATTTTTTCTACGCTTATTTTCGAACTTGTAAAGAAGTTGGGGAAACTGTGACATTTGTGATACCAACAGGAGCTTTAGGACATTGTGCAGGTAGATTTTAACTTTTGTCTTTAGTTACAGTAATGTTAAATTTTATCTTATTTGGGAAGAAAGGCCTTCTGTGGTAACTGAAAGAGAATACGCTTCAGctccaataaaaaaaaaaaacaactaaataTTAATTCATcagaagcaagaaaaaaatgtaTTCATTAATTATTGATATGAATGCTATTTTTATTAATAACAAAGGCACAAACACGTATACGATACGTAATTTTAGACGCGTCAAAAAAACGTGTATACGCGTACATCGTGTGCGTTAATTTTGCGTCTGCGTTGTTCGCTTATCTCTGAGCGGCACTGTAAGTCTTGTGCCACTAAGAGTTCACAGTGGCTACCAACCAAACAATTGACTTGTCAATGGAGCACCCACAAATTTTACTGCAACTGACGACAGAAATCAACTTGCTGTTGAAGCACCCTTAGGGGGATAATGGGTTACTTACAACCTCCCTTTTCATTCTAACCATTAATCCTTAAAGTGTACCTAACCTTAGATAATTTTTCTAGCTTAGATTAATCTGTTTACTGATTGCAAAAATATTCTGCCATTTTTCACTTCAAAATTCCGATTTTAGTGTGCCATAATATGTAATAAAACCAGAAGTTGGTCGTGTATGTTCTATGCCTGAGCTGGTGTTAGGCATGCACATGTAGGCCTATTTCAGAGATGAAGTCAAAACCTCCTCTGTATTGcaaaaattttttcaaaactggAATGCAAAACAGATTGTTATATCATCTCAGGGCTAGACCCAGGTCTCACCAGCTCATCTGTGGGACAAACGACTTTCAGTTCTGTCAACTTTGCAAAACTCATGAGGCCTTTTAAAAGTAAAGTTGCAACTGGTTAACGTAAAATACCGGTACGTGTCTTGTGGTGATGAAATTTGACTTTTaatagaatgaaaaaaaaatgaggtttAAGGAGCACtttaacaacctctacatccactcaaaaacgttagtccattgactcctaggagtgagacgtaatagattttactctgtctaatgtcagatgattttactcatcaatggggaagggggggggggggaagggatagttcaggaatcaatgggtttaCAACCTCTACATCCTCTCATAAACTTTGTCCTCTTTAAGCCATTGActccttggagtgagacttgatagactttactctgtctaatgtcagatgattttactcatcaatgggggctggttcagaagtcaatgggttaatcctTCAAGTATGAGACTTATGGATTTTGGCCTTCATAAGCACAGACCATTTTCTCATAAATGGAGCAGCCCTTGTACAGTCAGGGGTTAATTAAAAGTTGGCAAAAAACAAGGGGTACATAGAAGCTTCTACTGTTTAAAATCCTTTGTTTTCACTGGGCTGCCTCAAGCCTTGTTGTGTATAACAACACCTCAATCCTGAAGGTCTAAGGGCTTTGGTcattgttgctatggtaactgTGCATGCTACCTAAACTTTGTCAGCTGCATGGCTCATTAGTGATGTGATGTTTACCCATACAGCTGGTTCACTTGTACATAAAATGGGTCTTCCCGTACAATTGGTCTGTGCAGTGAATGAGAATGACATTTTCCATCGTGCATTATCAACTAGCGACTTCACAATGTCAGAGAATGTCGTGCAAACCTGGTCATCTGCCATGGACATTCAGGTAACAAATAATTTACCCAGCTTTTCATTCAGTCAGTAGCTGTGGAGAGACCAATCACGAACCATTGCATGTTTATGCAGCAGGCTCCAAGGACAAGATCTTACCGTCAAATTTCTAGAGCTCCAGGAAAGAACAGCTGTTCTCAATATATGGAGTTATTTTTcccaaaaattaaaaacaagtaaaaaaagTTCGCCATCCATTTTTTCATTGAtgtttaacaattagacccgtagcccttgcgggctacaggtcaatagcccatgaggtgaagccaaatgggctattgacccgtggccgaGGGCGAGGggtctaataattattgttttagtatcacccaactagttggacagaaaaggcaataataaaggtagcaaatgcaaattaaagaaatgtttatttgggaataaaacgaaagaaagcgtcacgcttttcgctactcgaggactattaataatagtcctttagtagcgtagccaatcaaaatgcaggatttgcattagtccactagttgggtgatactaattaacaattagacccgtaaccCACAAGGACTATGGGTCAATAGCCcctgaggcgaagccgaatgggctttTGATCCGtcgcccttgagggcgaagggtctaattgttttagtatcatctaactagtcggacagaaaaggcaataataaatgctaattgaagaaatatttatttggcaataaaacgaaagaaagctccatgcttttcgctactcgaggactattactaagagtcatctagtagcgtagccaattaaaatatagcatttgcattagtcctccagttgggtgatactaaaacattGATATACATCATGATTCAGCTCGTTTCataaatttaatgcaaaattgGGTACAATTTTGTAAAATGACCAAAAAGGAGCTGGCAAAAGTCGCTTTGTCTGGAGCCCAtcatttagttttagttttactgGTTGTCGCTTGTAATTCAAGCTCTTTCTTTATTACATTGTAGGTCCCTTATAATATTGAGCGTCTCCTGCTTCTTTTCTCTGACATGGACTATGCTCTTGTTGACTCTTTGATGCAAGAATTTGAACAGAGAAATTCCCTGAAGATTCCTCAGGACCTGCTGCTTAAGGTAATAGAGAGGTTTTAAGAGTGAGTTTAAGAAACAATGTCGACCACTGCAACGACAGTACCAGAAAGCATTACTCATAACTCATAACTGTATTTATACTCAAATCaattccaggtgatctggtgacgtaatatGGAGGACTGGTAAgacaaattttaacgccgtatcccacaaccgcgcacggccttaggttttgtttccaaatttcctgcagtatttccgTCGCCAAAACTCagcagatcattccgtgtctcccacattacctgttactgaatgaacattcaagtggaaacTGCCGAGATCTAACAtagcctctgccatgttgaattcggaaataacattcaaggccgcgcgcggttgtgggatacggcgttaaaatttttctccccagtcctccgaattacgtcaccaggtCACCTTGGTTGGAGCTTGTTAGGCTCCTAGCATATACAGCTAATGTGTCGAGTTAGCAAATaatttatgaaaattagttgagaAGTAAAAGTATTCGAGTCAAAAATCGGCTAAAGAATATGCGGAGAATTTACACATTAGGAAATTGAAAGgaagtaaaattaattaaatgatGTATGACTAAATAATAAAACTAAATGGTATGAAAACGAGAAGATAAAAATCTACATACAGCATAAATATCAATTACAAGTATCGAATGTTATTTTCCTAAATTGAGATACAAAAGTTTTAATGGTGGGAGCAGTTCTAAGTTCATCCTGCAAGGAGTTCCACATCTTCGGACCGTCATACTGAAAAGTATGGAGTACATATTTAGACGTGTTTGCTCTTGGTAGAATAAGCTTCATTTTACCATGCAGATTACATTTATTTCTTCTTAATGACAGAAGACCACTAAAAAGTGTTGGTGTAGTTGCATAGATGGCTTTGTATATGAGTATGCACATGTCCTGTTACTAATGTTGTCATTAAAAATACATCGCATAGCACGCTCGTTTAGCTTTTCGAGTTTGCCAGCTGCTGTTTTGCCACAATGCATCCATACGGTAGAGCAATAGGTAAAATGAGGTAGAATATAAGCTTTGTACAACAATAGTTTTGTTTTAGTACTCAACAGCTTATGATCGCTATTTGTTTGCTTAGTTTACCTATTTTTGCTTGCTATACTATTGGTTTCGACtaaagagcaaaaaatagtCACGATGCGCGTGCGTTGTGCGTTTTAGTCCATTTCCTGCCTTGCTCTGtaaaacaacaatgtgaaatcGCCAAATGGTtctgacgacaacgtaagcatatGACAAGCCTTTTAGTTCGTCATTTGAGATGAAGACCCTCTAAACGATTTAGTTCGTCCAGGCGTATCATGCGTCTCTCCCCGCGTCTCTCGCCCGTCTTTATACGGGACGAATTAAATGACGAACAAAAAGACGCCTTAAATTAAATTGCCCAAAGTCGCCCAGACGCATTACACGTCTCAACTATAAAAACGGCCATGTATTCTTTATATCTTTACTTTAAATCGGCCGGTACCGATCTATTtgtaggatacttcgcccatgtTAATTGCACAAggtaaacaagatggaataatcacgaaagactTGAGACAGCACAACTTTCCTTTTCTAAgtgcgctttccatttgacagaactgaccggccagaccaggtatttggaaggattaactctacaacgccctcaaattaacactcttcgaggatgatatacactcctccggaagaatgcgagggattatcatgcaagtgttccttcaaattgttgcattttttttggaaactgatgggtctggctggccagttctgacaaaaaggaaagcgccctaagtctCGTTTTCGTTGCCGTGGCCGCCTTACACTCCCCACTATCTACTAGGGTAATGTCAAGGATAGCGTCTTGAAAAATTCATATTGTTTCGAAATTGTTCCAGTTTATTGAAATTCCACAAACTAGCCGTGCCACCCATGAACTAAACTGGGAGAAACGTTGTTCACAACAAGAGCGAAATGGAAAATTGTCTGTCGTGTGCTCGCGTTTCCATAGAACTGGAGATGTGgttatttcacgtcgtagagaacggcaaagaaatgggccCTTGGCAGGAGAGTAAACCTggtggtttcctgaggtctcctcgcctaacaacctgctatatgttttttaaagtttgttatacacataaaggcaaataaatgatgatagtgatcacatggtacaaaaccCACCATGCTGGaccgcaaattgcgcactggggcATCGGAAACAACGAAAGCTAATcaaaattttcattgttttagatgtcccagtcggcaatttgcgtcccagtatggcgatTTTTGTACCATGCAATCACgaacctgcaaagggcccattgatCAAAGTTAAAAATAGGCGTGGAGAGCCATTGTTTCTCTTATTAACCTCATTATCAAGCGTTTTCGATGACATTGCCTAAGTAGATCTTAAAAGTCCTCAATCTCACCCTCTGGTTAATTCGAGGTTTTGTTTCCATTTTCCAATGTACTTTGCAGATGCGTCAGGTAATTTCCTCTGCTTCTGTGTCACGTGATCAAACATTGCAAACTATGAAGGAATGTTGGGATGAGTACCAGTACTGTCTCTGTCCACACACGGCTGTTGGCGTTACGGTGGTCTGGGACCAAAGGTAAATATCTTTTGCTATTACGATAAACCTTTTAACCTATAACAAACGCATTTTACCATTTTCTCCTCGAAATTTAACCTATTATGTGCTGCGCAAGCTACGTAGTTATGAGCGAAAGAGGCAGTCCCTGCTATTTGTGCGGAGAAAgacgcgcaaagttatcaaatCTGGCAGTAATAGACCATATTGGTATTTTCAGTATTGGATTGGAACTACAATAGCTTGCAatgaaggctaatgcggggTAATATATTAAAATGGATTTGCATTTGAACAGATTCCCCCacgttagcctccattgcaagctagttccagtccaatactgagaaacGAATATAGTCTATttgacccacgaccgtgatgtgagaggcatgggtctattctcgattttacgtcacaaactccTTTGCAATgcgaaatttctttgaaaacaggaatgcaaagcagtttgtgacgtaatatCGAGAAAAGatccatgcctctcacatcacggtcgtggatTCAAATTACTGTCGTGTTGTACCTCAAtgaacgggcttcaggattggccaaaagatcAATAAAACGAACAAAGATAGAGCCAGTTTCAATCgagtttcgtaaaaccaaaactaaagtaatcactttgaccaatcaaaaaggacggaggcaatccagtaaatcaatcaaaactcgaagtaattacacgtagccgacacaaagcgcgggaaaatgtgcacgcgcaagccacgatgggttttggtttcacttctgattggttgaaaaaatggcgcgagaactttgaaccaatcactgaagtaatgcaaaaccaaagcaattcgctaattactttcgacactcaattgaaaaccgctctgacaatggatttagcacagaaaacaatgggAAGTACAACACTATACAGTCAATGGAATACATGGTTCAACAACAGGTAAGACCCTACCCAAATTACTGCCATTTCTGCCACGTTTACGTGCATTTCACTGCACATAAAGcgaaattctgggtaacaatggtgacatatgcttgctttggatggggagatttatattaggaacgaaaaatatttgagtttaggtgcactttgaCTGTTTTTTGCATCGgcattttcattatttaatagCACTTTGTGACCACCAGTAAAGAATATAGCAATGCCTCTCGCAGCTCGGTCTTGAGCCATACGATTGGTTAGTTTTGCCTGGTGTACGGCGCTTGAAAAGCAAACCTTTGAtccaaaaattggaaaaaaatgttttttcggCGAAAACAACCATTCTATCAACGAAAAATATTTGTTCTAGCTGTCCTTGGACGCTATGGCAAAGACGGTTTTTGCCGGTTACTGACGACACCCAGAAAGTGAAATGTGACATTTCCATACAGAAGAGCTGAAacacttttcaatttttttatatgAGATATCATAGTTCTTTTATTGAGAAAAGTAGAT
The genomic region above belongs to Montipora capricornis isolate CH-2021 chromosome 5, ASM3666992v2, whole genome shotgun sequence and contains:
- the LOC138048816 gene encoding uncharacterized protein, whose amino-acid sequence is MSRAYVLAHYIPHKEDMSVVSSQGDQQRAKNASADSKAADSFEIEVFKSQIVTVASCVFSEDPRIGNVGSIRFKSCGDQLTTESGQNVFLANDIEHKKGGCATERVAEHKARRFKRISLQWLLKPSRRASHSSSRIRTVNGRAKQRVTRINSAPKSFGHSGKTETQVTDSKENKVHSFDGRFNEDIVQHDRGQISKNDSRKMRRISLPAPVLDGSGSAVDKRQAPDIFHSRTPEERRKHVVEFDEKFIQSLKINEPDVMSERRRKLRTTSEESHAENVGQDPVEKSTSTRDPRDTFSHVQNVKKETGSSSNSNVNSKLASRPALKLHKFHNPDIFYMPLPDDDSQTAETNLSHKLCRARLIEPRTKNSVLQDCIKEELQSYLHDKQFCSRSCQRWCLELSQNIKAAVHRLKQCEIKIACVVYIAALRGHGVHAAAQCILTPNEDNFITVNFKNRSMIALASVLAIKYV
- the LOC138049523 gene encoding threonine synthase-like 2 gives rise to the protein MKYRSTRGKVQALSFEDVLFSGYASDGGLFMPEQIPVVDKTTLERWKQLSYLDLTKKVMSLFIPLDEISAADLSDLIDKAFAEYEHKDIVCLTRVSKFHFLELFHGKTLAFKDYALATVGMLIDYFLNKRKKNTIILVGTSGDTGSAAIESVRRSEWVDIIVLFPKGRCNQVQELQMTTVMDQNVHVVRTEGTSDDLDVPIKQCFTDHAYAEANHLCSINSINWARIMGQLVHFFYAYFRTCKEVGETVTFVIPTGALGHCAAGSLVHKMGLPVQLVCAVNENDIFHRALSTSDFTMSENVVQTWSSAMDIQVPYNIERLLLLFSDMDYALVDSLMQEFEQRNSLKIPQDLLLKMRQVISSASVSRDQTLQTMKECWDEYQYCLCPHTAVGVTVVWDQRHTNDIKTPTVCIATASPAKFPEAVKAAGIEMPLTPSLAQLFSSPTRCKEMKKGEDWFLILRSMIDGISRKHLGNQLDPFQPNGFLLKAADPR